A genomic window from Nocardioides sp. BP30 includes:
- a CDS encoding type IV toxin-antitoxin system AbiEi family antitoxin domain-containing protein — MTPEELARTKASRLTDAAERRAADFAATRIGLTMLHRHGVVTRGELRAAGLDRSDIDRLVRRRSLRQIHRTVYVDHTGELTFDQRVWAAVLAIAPAVVCGRTLIAPDPAAELVDVAIDASRRVAAPDGVRVHRVRGLDAVAQWKAEPPRMRREDAVLMLVDVAATELDVVRLLTDAARSREIGVDRLVSALGRRRRLRRRAFVAALLEDVASGVHSVLEHGYLTRVERAHGLPSSTRQVQRRTPGGNQYRDVEYLDYAVVVELDGVLGHSSWEAQNRDADRDLADAAAAIVTLRLRWRQVFGTPCATAQRVATVLQQRGWRGTPLACGPACAVGVP, encoded by the coding sequence ATGACTCCCGAGGAGCTCGCTCGCACCAAGGCGTCCCGTCTCACTGACGCCGCCGAGCGTCGCGCCGCGGACTTCGCCGCCACCCGGATCGGGCTCACGATGCTCCACCGCCACGGCGTGGTCACCCGAGGAGAGTTGCGCGCGGCGGGGCTGGACCGCTCCGACATCGACCGCCTGGTGCGTCGCCGCAGCCTGCGACAGATCCACCGCACGGTGTACGTCGATCACACCGGTGAGCTGACCTTCGACCAACGAGTCTGGGCGGCGGTGCTCGCCATCGCGCCTGCGGTCGTGTGCGGACGGACCCTGATCGCGCCGGATCCAGCGGCCGAGCTCGTCGACGTCGCAATCGACGCATCGCGCCGGGTCGCCGCCCCCGATGGAGTGCGAGTGCATCGGGTGCGCGGGTTGGACGCGGTGGCGCAGTGGAAGGCTGAACCGCCGCGGATGCGCCGCGAAGATGCTGTGCTGATGCTCGTCGACGTCGCGGCCACCGAGCTGGACGTCGTCCGTCTCCTCACCGATGCCGCCCGCTCGCGGGAGATCGGTGTCGACCGGCTCGTGTCAGCCCTGGGCAGACGTCGGCGGCTGCGGCGGCGCGCCTTCGTCGCGGCGCTCCTGGAGGATGTCGCCTCGGGTGTGCACTCGGTCCTCGAGCACGGCTACCTCACCCGCGTCGAACGTGCGCATGGTCTGCCATCCTCGACGCGACAGGTGCAGCGACGAACGCCCGGAGGCAACCAGTACCGCGATGTCGAGTACCTCGACTACGCCGTCGTGGTGGAGCTCGACGGGGTCCTGGGGCACTCCTCGTGGGAGGCACAGAACCGCGACGCCGACCGTGATCTGGCCGACGCGGCAGCGGCGATCGTCACCCTGAGGCTGCGCTGGCGCCAGGTCTTCGGCACCCCATGTGCGACTGCTCAGCGTGTCGCTACGGTGCTGCAACAGCGCGGCTGGCGCGGCACGCCGCTGGCGTGCGGACCGGCTTGCGCGGTCGGCGTCCCCTAG
- a CDS encoding MarR family winged helix-turn-helix transcriptional regulator translates to MPDQHSLAEVERATRERVQHLPLDFTASHALLSLYRAANAVRGRLTNAVLRPNDLTWTGFLVLWTLWIWDSMETREVAESVGISKGTLTGVSKTLISRGLLERIPSTVDRRLVTLKLSPEGVRLMEQIYPEFNKTESTVVADLDQAQLDTMTDALRTLVESSERY, encoded by the coding sequence ATGCCTGATCAGCACTCGCTCGCCGAGGTCGAGCGCGCGACGCGCGAACGAGTCCAGCACCTGCCGCTGGACTTCACCGCGTCGCACGCCCTGCTGAGTCTCTATCGCGCCGCCAACGCCGTACGGGGCCGGCTGACCAACGCCGTGCTGCGGCCCAACGACCTGACCTGGACCGGGTTCCTGGTGCTGTGGACGCTGTGGATCTGGGACTCGATGGAGACCCGCGAGGTCGCCGAGTCGGTCGGCATCAGCAAGGGCACCCTGACCGGCGTCTCCAAGACGCTGATCTCCCGCGGCCTGCTCGAGCGCATCCCGAGCACGGTGGACAGGCGGCTGGTCACCCTCAAGCTGAGCCCCGAGGGGGTGCGGCTGATGGAGCAGATCTATCCGGAGTTCAACAAGACCGAGTCGACGGTGGTCGCCGACCTGGACCAGGCACAGCTCGACACGATGACCGACGCGCTGCGGACGCTGGTGGAGTCCTCGGAGCGGTACTGA
- a CDS encoding acetoacetate decarboxylase family protein: MPELNGFLFPRTETGRATLIPRPPWQYSGDLLTVEYRTDPAKVRALLPEPLELAPEDPGAVALIWADWQSCSSSREELLDPIRSQYKEAFVVVRCSFGGVTYSRCVYIWVDKDFAIGRGLHQGYPKKLGSMWQTRPHPFSQAAPQIGPGGVFGASLAAGDRRLAEVVLTLREESETNGFVNGHPMAHHRVLPAIAGGGDAYAELISSGASSFEAGPAWSGDVDLKLFESPTEELADLHVEEIIGGYYRQVGVIWDGGNTLARQTADGSWVPAN, from the coding sequence GTGCCCGAGCTCAACGGCTTCCTCTTCCCGCGCACCGAGACCGGCCGCGCGACCCTGATCCCCCGGCCCCCGTGGCAGTACTCCGGCGACCTCCTCACGGTCGAGTACCGCACCGATCCGGCCAAGGTGAGGGCGCTGCTTCCCGAGCCGCTCGAACTGGCCCCCGAGGACCCGGGCGCCGTCGCACTGATCTGGGCCGACTGGCAGTCCTGCTCCAGCAGCCGCGAGGAGCTCCTCGACCCGATCCGCTCGCAGTACAAGGAGGCCTTCGTCGTCGTACGGTGCTCGTTCGGCGGCGTGACCTACTCGCGCTGCGTCTACATCTGGGTCGACAAGGACTTCGCCATCGGCCGCGGCCTGCACCAGGGCTACCCCAAGAAGCTCGGCTCGATGTGGCAGACCCGCCCGCACCCCTTCAGCCAGGCGGCCCCGCAGATCGGCCCCGGCGGGGTCTTCGGCGCCTCGCTGGCCGCCGGTGACCGGCGGCTCGCGGAGGTCGTGCTGACCCTGCGCGAGGAGTCCGAGACCAACGGCTTCGTCAACGGGCACCCGATGGCGCACCACCGGGTCCTGCCGGCGATCGCCGGAGGCGGCGACGCGTACGCCGAGCTCATCTCCTCGGGCGCCTCCTCCTTCGAGGCCGGCCCGGCCTGGTCGGGCGACGTCGATCTCAAGCTGTTCGAGTCACCGACCGAGGAGCTCGCCGACCTGCACGTCGAGGAGATCATCGGCGGCTACTACCGGCAGGTCGGCGTCATCTGGGACGGCGGCAACACGCTGGCACGGCAGACCGCCGACGGCTCCTGGGTGCCAGCGAACTAA
- a CDS encoding gamma-glutamyl-gamma-aminobutyrate hydrolase family protein: MSTAETIGRRPRIVIPARFSQSASALRYGAEVTSRNLLEGVWAAGGEPLVLHPHAPGGVADLDEVAARLELADGVLLPGGGDLAAHWTGQQPHPTLYDVDEEQDAFDLALARVALERGIPLLAICRGLQVVNAALGGTVVQDMDGAYGEGRHHRHRVHATAVDPDSALAGALGEKLDVSCYHHQCLATLGAGLRVVARAADEVIEAVELDGARGWFLGVQWHPEDTWAQNDAQLGVLRALVDAAR, from the coding sequence ATGAGCACCGCTGAGACGATCGGCCGCCGGCCGAGGATCGTGATCCCGGCTCGGTTCTCGCAGAGCGCCTCGGCGCTGCGGTACGGCGCCGAGGTGACCTCGCGCAACCTCCTCGAGGGGGTCTGGGCCGCGGGAGGTGAGCCGCTGGTGCTGCACCCGCACGCGCCCGGCGGCGTCGCCGACCTCGACGAGGTGGCGGCGCGACTCGAGCTGGCCGACGGCGTACTGCTGCCCGGTGGCGGGGACCTCGCCGCCCACTGGACGGGCCAGCAGCCGCACCCGACCCTCTACGACGTCGACGAGGAGCAGGACGCCTTCGACCTCGCGCTCGCGCGCGTCGCGCTCGAGCGGGGGATCCCGCTGCTCGCGATCTGCCGGGGGCTGCAGGTGGTCAACGCCGCCCTCGGCGGCACCGTCGTGCAGGACATGGACGGCGCGTACGGCGAGGGTCGCCACCACCGTCATCGCGTGCACGCGACGGCCGTCGACCCCGACTCCGCCCTCGCCGGCGCGCTGGGGGAGAAGCTGGACGTCAGCTGCTACCACCACCAGTGCCTGGCCACCCTCGGCGCCGGCCTGCGGGTGGTGGCGCGGGCCGCCGACGAGGTGATCGAGGCGGTCGAGCTGGACGGTGCCCGGGGCTGGTTCCTGGGGGTGCAGTGGCATCCCGAGGACACCTGGGCGCAGAACGACGCCCAGCTGGGGGTGCTGCGGGCGCTGGTCGACGCCGCGCGCTGA